A single genomic interval of Candidatus Methanoperedens sp. harbors:
- the dph5 gene encoding diphthine synthase, giving the protein MLTFIGLGLYDEKDITVKGLEAVKKADIIYAEFYTSHLFGTNMEKMQNFYGREVIVLTREEVEQNPVWLSLAKEKNVVFLSGGDAMVATTHIDLRLRAKDMGIDTAIIHAPSISSAVCGLSGLQNYRFGKSATIPFPYIRNNKPVISEAPYDTIKMNKKNDLHTLIFLDIDRDKKFMDIRNAALLLLEMEGRRGEGVLVNTLAVGISRAGSDSPSVHADYLERLRDYDFGGPLHVLVIPAQLHFIEAEALVKLCGAPSEIV; this is encoded by the coding sequence ATGCTCACGTTTATCGGGCTTGGATTATACGATGAAAAAGACATAACCGTGAAAGGACTTGAAGCTGTAAAGAAAGCCGATATCATATATGCTGAATTCTACACCTCACACCTTTTCGGTACGAACATGGAAAAAATGCAAAATTTCTATGGCAGGGAAGTGATTGTGCTTACAAGGGAGGAGGTTGAACAGAATCCCGTGTGGCTATCCCTGGCAAAAGAAAAAAACGTAGTATTCCTGAGCGGGGGGGATGCTATGGTAGCTACAACGCACATAGACCTGCGCCTTCGTGCTAAAGATATGGGTATAGATACGGCAATTATCCATGCCCCATCGATTTCATCCGCAGTGTGTGGATTGAGTGGACTGCAGAATTACAGGTTCGGTAAATCCGCCACCATCCCGTTCCCGTATATCCGCAATAATAAACCTGTCATATCCGAGGCTCCATACGACACCATTAAAATGAACAAGAAAAATGACCTGCACACGCTTATTTTTCTTGATATTGACAGGGATAAGAAGTTCATGGACATACGGAATGCCGCTTTGCTACTGTTAGAAATGGAAGGACGACGGGGCGAAGGCGTGCTTGTAAATACGCTTGCGGTCGGTATTTCAAGAGCCGGCTCGGACTCACCATCTGTTCATGCCGATTATCTTGAAAGATTAAGAGATTATGATTTTGGGGGTCCGCTGCACGTTCTGGTAATCCCGGCTCAACTCCATTTCATAGAAGCAGAAGCGCTTGTTAAATTGTGCGGCGCTCCTTCGGAGATTGTCTAA
- a CDS encoding HisA/HisF-related TIM barrel protein translates to MFRIIFVLDIRNGDAVHAVRGERATYEPIKNSTICASSAPMDIISVLMPREVYIADLDRLQHLGDNFELIEKISSETKTMVDIGAEDMSDVEKCIGIADTVILGTETASFDLIKEAAGRFHDRVSVSIDIKNGRVLTKDRKMDLEPEKLVKILDKYDLKDIIMLDLNKVGTGAGVDADFLRNIVGLSSHNILVGGGVRDMDDIHALEKIGASGALVATAVHSGKIPVELIR, encoded by the coding sequence ATGTTTCGAATCATTTTCGTTCTGGACATACGTAATGGCGATGCAGTCCATGCGGTCAGGGGCGAGAGGGCAACGTACGAGCCAATAAAGAACAGCACGATATGCGCTTCATCGGCACCGATGGATATAATCTCTGTGCTTATGCCACGGGAGGTTTATATCGCAGACCTTGATAGATTGCAGCATCTGGGGGATAATTTTGAGCTTATTGAGAAAATATCCTCAGAGACAAAAACGATGGTGGATATAGGCGCGGAAGATATGAGCGATGTTGAAAAATGTATCGGGATTGCGGATACTGTAATCCTGGGCACTGAAACCGCATCTTTTGACTTAATAAAAGAAGCAGCCGGACGATTCCATGACAGGGTCAGTGTGAGCATAGACATAAAAAATGGCAGGGTGCTGACAAAGGACAGGAAAATGGACCTTGAGCCTGAAAAACTTGTAAAAATATTGGATAAATACGACCTCAAGGATATTATCATGCTGGATTTAAACAAAGTCGGGACAGGCGCCGGGGTTGATGCGGATTTTTTACGAAATATAGTTGGTTTGTCTTCCCACAATATCCTGGTCGGGGGCGGAGTGAGGGATATGGATGACATCCATGCTCTGGAAAAAATAGGGGCAAGCGGCGCGCTTGTGGCTACGGCTGTGCACAGTGGAAAAATACCGGTGGAACTTATCCGGTAG